Genomic segment of Pseudothermotoga hypogea DSM 11164 = NBRC 106472:
TTTAACCTTTATTCTGTCCATACTTCGTATGGTACTGCAGATACAGCCTCTCGACTTCGTCCTTAGCCAGTGGCACGGGAACGGTCATCATTTGAGCAAAATAAGCGATCCTTGCAACCTCTTCCAGAAAGATAGCCTTCTTGATGGCGTCATCCAAAGAGCTGCCGACAACCATAACGCCGTGTTTCCGCAGTAGTACCACACCAGATTTTCCAAGCACTTTGAACACGGCCTTCGCTATCGCCTCAGACCCCACAGGCGCGTACTCGCTCAGCGGAATTTCCTCGCCGAAAACGTCCGCGTGCGCCGTGCACAAAACTGGGATAGGCTTCTCCGCGACGGCCCAAACGGTGGCAAAAGTCGAGTGTGTGTGTATGATCGATTTTGCCCATTCGATGCCCCTGTACAGATGTAGATGTGTTGCAGTGTCAATGGATGGCTTTTTGTTCCCTTCGATGATGTTTCCGTCCAGATCAACGACGACGTAATCTTCAGGCCTCAAGAGCGAATAAGGTACTCCCGAAGGCTTGATAATCACGTGCTCGTTCACTTTCACACTCACATTTCCACTCGTGTACGCCACCAAGCCGTACTTCTCGAGCGTCAGGTGAGCCTCGTGAAGCTGTTTCCTCATTTCCTCGTACAATGCTCTTCACCTCTTCTTTTTCAGTCTCGTTCGATTTCAATCACTGTGCATGAGAAGGGTTTAAACGTGTGGGTGAACTGTGAACCGACTTTGATCTGTTCACACACGATGTCGACGACGTTCGGATGATCCATCGAGTTGCGGGCGTGCACATCTGGCCCGCTCAGCACGTAAGCGCGTGCGATTTTCTCCCCCATACCTTTGATCGTGATCGAGACTTTTACCGCATCTTCTTTCTTGTAGTTCACCACAGCTAAGTACAGCTTCTTACCGTCCACACTCACCGTTGCTGAGGCATCAATGTAAGGTACATCCCTAAGTTCAAACGGCGTTTTCGTGAAGAACATTCTCCCATCTATGTCGTAGGTTTCGGTTTCAATGTGCGTTTCGACCAAGTTCTGCCCAGAATGGTTCGCCAACAGTTCAAACGCTTTGTACACTGGTGTCAAGTACAGACCATCGCTTTCCGTGTGTATTGCGCCAAGCGCGTTCACAAGTTGTGCCAGGTTCGCTATTGGAACGATGTCGCTCATCTTCTGTAGAGTGATCAGTACCCCACACGCGAAGAGTCCATCTTTCAGTTCGTAGGGTTCTTCAAGTCCTTCTTCCGCGACCCTGTACCAAACGTTCCACTCGTCTAAAGCAATCTTTATCTGTCTCTTTTGTGAAACACGAGACATGTCGATCAGCTTCTTCAAGCCCAGCAATCTCTCTTTGAGCAGATAAACGGTGGAGACTGTTTCGTAGTAATCTTCTGAACCCGTATAGAAATGGTAGGAAATGTAGTCAATGTGTGGTCCAGACACATCGAGGACCCTCAGATTCCATTCTGGATCGTCGCATCCCACCGCGACAGTCTTTATGGAAGGATCGAGAACCTTCATCCATTTCGCGTACTCCTTTGCAATCTTGGCATACTCATCGGCGTTCATGTGGTTCACTTGCCATTCACCGTACATCTCGTTGCCTATGCCCCAGAATTTCACACCGTACGGTTCCATATGCCCATATTTCCTTCTGAGATTCACATAGTAGGTATTCTCTTCACCGTTGCAGTACTCAAGCCAACGCAAAGCTTCATCGAGTGTTCCTGTACCCAGATTCACGCAGATGTATGGCTCTGCACCTATCTCTCTGCAGTATTCGATGTATTCGTCCGTGCCGAACCTGTTCGTTTCCACGCTCCGCCAAGCAAGATCGAACCTCGCAGGCCTTTGATCCTTCGGACCAATTCCATCTTCCCAATGATAGTTTGAAGCGAAGTTCCCGCCAGGCCATCTGAGTATTGGGACCTTGAGTTCCTTCACCGCCTCCATCACGTCTTTTCTGAAACCGCGTTCATCGGAGAGAGGAGAACCTTCCTCGTAGATGCCACCGTAGATGCACCTGCCCAGATGCTCAATGAAGTGACCATAAATGTACCTGCTCACCGCTTTCGTTATCTTGCCGGGATTCACCATCACGCTGTACAAAGATCACACCACCTTCACGTGACACTCTCATCAACCTTTGACCGCTCCGAACGTGAGACCTCTTATCAGATATCGCTGTGCCAAGATTGCGAACACCACGACAGGCAACATCGTGACGATTCCTGCTGCCGAGAGCGGACCCCAGGCAACACGCCAGCCTGTGATGTACCTACCCAGGAATATCGGCAACGTCTGCGCCCTTGCATCGTTCGTGAGCACCAGAGCGAGGAGGAATTCACCCCAACTCTGTATCAGCGAAAGCACCGCCACAGCTGCCAAGCCAGGTGCGCTCAGCGGAAAGATAACGTAGAAAAATGTCTGGAAAGTGCTTGCGCCATCGACGTAGGCCGCTTCGTCTATCTCTCTCGGGATCTCTCTGAAGAAACTGATGAGCAACCAGACTCCCAACGGAACCACGATGACAAGGTGTGACAGAATCAGCGCCCACCAGGTGTTGATGAGTCTCAATCGTGAGAAGATGACGTACAAAGGCACGGCAGAAACGATGGGAGGAAGCATCCTGATGGAAATGATCCATTCGGCCAAGAAGGCACCACCAACTTTGTACCTCGCTATCGCGTAAGCGGCTGAGGCACTTATGATCGTCGCAATCAACGAGACAGATATACCGACGATGATGCTGTTTCTGAGGTAAGGAAAGATGTTTTCTATCGAGCCGGTGGTACCACCAAACACCTCAGTTTCCTTAGCTCCAAGGAAGTTCGAGAACGTCAGCTGGGTGGGCCAGAACCTTGGTGGCGACGTGAACCATTCGTTCGATGGCTTGAACGCCGTTATCACAAGCCAATAGACTGGGAAAAGGAAGAATATCAAGCAGAAGACGATCAAGATGTATCTAAACACCCTCAAGATTGCTTTCATCTTTCTTCACCCCCGAAACCAAGCTGTTGCCTCATTCTCACCAATCTGAACACGACGTTCACGAGTAACATGCTCACCAGCAAGAGCAAAACACTTAGCGCGGAGGCGTATCCGATGTTCCAGCCGAATGAAATGCCGACTTTGTAGATGTAGAAGCTGTACGTGTGCGTCGCAGCTCCAGGTCCACCCCAGGTCGTCATGAACACGATGTCGAAGGTCTTAAGACAGTCGATGATTCTCAACACGAGAGCTACGAGTATCAAAGGTCGAAGCAGTGGGAATTCCACATGGAGAAACACTTTACCCCAGTCGGCGCCGTCAACCCTCGCCGCGTCTATCAAATCCTGAGGCACAGATTGGAGGCCTGCGTAAATCATGAGAAATACGAAGGGCGTCCACTGCCAGATATCAATGAGAATGATTCCCAGCTGAGCGTAGTTCATATCACCCAGCCAAGATATCTTGGGAACTCCGAACAATGAGAGAAACCAATTGACAGGACCGAACGCGTAGTTGTAGAGCATCTTCCAGGCCACACCCGAAACTGCAGCGGGAACCATCATAGGTACCAGCAGGGAAGAGCGTATGATTTTCTCACCACGTACACCCCTGATCAGAAACGCCACACCTATTCCCAGCATGAGCTCGATCGGAACGGCGATGGCCAAGAGCTTGGCTGTGAACTTGAAAGATTCGATCGCCGTACTGTCCGAAAATATCTGAAAGTAGTTGGCAAGACCTATGAAACGTGTTTCTGCACCTTTCGATAGGTCATAGTGCCTGAAAGAAGCCCATATCATGAAGGCAAAAGGGTAAATAGTCATGGAGAGAAAGAGGGCCAAGACCGGCAGGACCATCAACCAAGGGACCAATCTCTTGTTCTTCATTACAAATGAGGGGGCTCAGCGCCCCCTCTTCACCCCCTTCACTTTCCAAGTACTTCTTGCCACTTCTTTGCTAGGTCGTTCAACGTGTCCATAGAGAGTGGCAAAGTTCCAGCGAGTATCTTCGAGAACGTTTCGACCGTTATGTCTTCCAGACGTGGTTCCTCAGGAATTCTTGGTCTGTGAGTCTGAGACACGTAGGTGACTTCCAGTGCTGGAACCCTTGGGTCAGCCGCCCTGACCTCTGGATCTTTGAGCGTCGACATCCTCGCAGGTGCAACAGCGAATCTGAGGAACTTCTGCTTGTCTGCCCATTTACTGGTTGCGAAGGTTATGAATTTGAAGGCCGCAACCTTCTTGTCTTCAGGTATGAACTTGTTGATGGCAAGTGCCCACTGACCGCTCACGGACCTGCCGGGCATCGGTATGATGCCAACTTTGTCCGCTCCAATCGTCGATTTGAAGATCAAGTATGGTCCGGTCCATTGAGGTACCATCGCAACGAGACCCTGGTTGAAGTACTCGATCGTTTCACCGTAATCCGATCCGAGTGGGTCTGGGCTGTAGGGCATGAGTTTCTTCATCATTTCGAGAGCCTTCAAACCTTCCTCGCTGTTGAACGCAGGCTTGTGGTCAGCGGTGAAGTATTCACCATACTCAAGATCCGCCGTTCCATGCCTCATGATACCGAGTGGTGCGTTTCTGTACTCACCGAAGAACAACAGGTACATGTAGAACAGCGTGTGCGTTCGTGGGAACATGAGCGCGATTCCATACTCGGTCGGGGAGTTCTTATTGAATTTCTTCGTGAAGAATTCAGCTATTTCTTTGACCTCTTCCCAGGTGACTGGCAGAGTCAGTTCCCTACCGTACTTCTCCTTGAACGCCTGCTTCAGTTTCGGATCTTCGAGAAGATCTTTGCGGTAATAGAACAGCATCGTGTTGTTGTAAAAGGGTAGACCGATCAATTTGCCCTGCCATTTGCCGGATTCCTCAAGAACCTGTGGTATGAAATCGTCGATATCGAAATCGGCCGGCAACAAGTTTGCATACTTCTTCATGAACTCTCCAAGGTCCTCAAGTCCAAAGGAAACCGCGCCAGTCGTCATGACGTCGTAGGTGAACGCTTCGAACGAGCCGGCTTGGGATCTCAGATCCTGCAACAGCTTTGGATAGAGAACCTCCCAGGACAGTGGCACGATCTCGACCTGAATGTCTGGATTCTGCTTCATGAACTCGCCTGCGAGCCACTTCAGAGCGTCCGCGTTGTCGGGAGAGCACAAAACGGAAATTTTGACTGCGGCGAAAGCTGCCACGGCAAGCAAGGCTACAACGATCGTCAGAAACTTCCGCACCATGAAACACCCCTCCTTCGGCAAAGTTGAAGCCCCCTACGGTCACGATTGTCGTCTTAGGTACAGTCAATTACTTTACGTTATCATTATAAACCCTTATCGTGTTGGTGTCAAGAGCTTGAGAAGCAAGCATTAGAAGACCACATTAGAGCATCGTTCAAGGAGAGGAAGTCGCACGGCTTTTGTACGTACGTTTCACTACTCAAGCCCGTGGAGGTGCCACGGATGATCTTTCGATGAACTCTGGTTGAAAGACATACTTTTCTGCTTCTCCACCAGAAAGCATCTTCAGAAGTATCTCGGCAGCTTTTCTTCCCACATCCTCCTTGGGATGGGCAAAGGAGGTGAGTACGTCTCTGAAATCACCTATGGGTGCGTCGTCGAAGCCTATGACGGACAGATCGTCCGGAATAGTCAGACCTAATCTCTTCGCAACCAACTGTAGTTGCAGGGCTGTCGCGTCGTTGTAGCAGAAAACTGCGGTTGGTCGAAGTTGTTTGGGCATGGTGAGAAGTTCGTAGGCCATTTGCATCGGCACGCCCGTGAACTCCGACACATTGAAAGACTTTTCGTAGATCTTCTCAAAACCAAGCTCACGCGCTCGTTGAATGAAGCTCATCGCTCTGGCGAAGCTTGGCAGGTGTATCGACTTGTAGAGCACCGCCACCCTCTTGTGCCCGTGTTGATGAAAGACCTCGGCAGCTTTTGTGCCACCGTACGTGTCGTCCAAGACCACACAACCTGCTCCTTCTATGTTCCAGTCGCTGTGCACCAAAACCACTTTGATACCTTGCTTGACGAGTGATTTCATGTAGTCCCTGTTACAACGTCTCGTGGCGCTGTAAACAGGATCCACTATCAAGCCTGTGACACCAGATTCAACCCACTCCTCTATGATCTGC
This window contains:
- a CDS encoding L-ribulose-5-phosphate 4-epimerase, yielding MYEEMRKQLHEAHLTLEKYGLVAYTSGNVSVKVNEHVIIKPSGVPYSLLRPEDYVVVDLDGNIIEGNKKPSIDTATHLHLYRGIEWAKSIIHTHSTFATVWAVAEKPIPVLCTAHADVFGEEIPLSEYAPVGSEAIAKAVFKVLGKSGVVLLRKHGVMVVGSSLDDAIKKAIFLEEVARIAYFAQMMTVPVPLAKDEVERLYLQYHTKYGQNKG
- a CDS encoding alpha-N-arabinofuranosidase; amino-acid sequence: MVNPGKITKAVSRYIYGHFIEHLGRCIYGGIYEEGSPLSDERGFRKDVMEAVKELKVPILRWPGGNFASNYHWEDGIGPKDQRPARFDLAWRSVETNRFGTDEYIEYCREIGAEPYICVNLGTGTLDEALRWLEYCNGEENTYYVNLRRKYGHMEPYGVKFWGIGNEMYGEWQVNHMNADEYAKIAKEYAKWMKVLDPSIKTVAVGCDDPEWNLRVLDVSGPHIDYISYHFYTGSEDYYETVSTVYLLKERLLGLKKLIDMSRVSQKRQIKIALDEWNVWYRVAEEGLEEPYELKDGLFACGVLITLQKMSDIVPIANLAQLVNALGAIHTESDGLYLTPVYKAFELLANHSGQNLVETHIETETYDIDGRMFFTKTPFELRDVPYIDASATVSVDGKKLYLAVVNYKKEDAVKVSITIKGMGEKIARAYVLSGPDVHARNSMDHPNVVDIVCEQIKVGSQFTHTFKPFSCTVIEIERD
- a CDS encoding carbohydrate ABC transporter permease; translated protein: MKAILRVFRYILIVFCLIFFLFPVYWLVITAFKPSNEWFTSPPRFWPTQLTFSNFLGAKETEVFGGTTGSIENIFPYLRNSIIVGISVSLIATIISASAAYAIARYKVGGAFLAEWIISIRMLPPIVSAVPLYVIFSRLRLINTWWALILSHLVIVVPLGVWLLISFFREIPREIDEAAYVDGASTFQTFFYVIFPLSAPGLAAVAVLSLIQSWGEFLLALVLTNDARAQTLPIFLGRYITGWRVAWGPLSAAGIVTMLPVVVFAILAQRYLIRGLTFGAVKG
- a CDS encoding carbohydrate ABC transporter permease produces the protein MKNKRLVPWLMVLPVLALFLSMTIYPFAFMIWASFRHYDLSKGAETRFIGLANYFQIFSDSTAIESFKFTAKLLAIAVPIELMLGIGVAFLIRGVRGEKIIRSSLLVPMMVPAAVSGVAWKMLYNYAFGPVNWFLSLFGVPKISWLGDMNYAQLGIILIDIWQWTPFVFLMIYAGLQSVPQDLIDAARVDGADWGKVFLHVEFPLLRPLILVALVLRIIDCLKTFDIVFMTTWGGPGAATHTYSFYIYKVGISFGWNIGYASALSVLLLLVSMLLVNVVFRLVRMRQQLGFGGEER
- a CDS encoding ABC transporter substrate-binding protein; the protein is MVRKFLTIVVALLAVAAFAAVKISVLCSPDNADALKWLAGEFMKQNPDIQVEIVPLSWEVLYPKLLQDLRSQAGSFEAFTYDVMTTGAVSFGLEDLGEFMKKYANLLPADFDIDDFIPQVLEESGKWQGKLIGLPFYNNTMLFYYRKDLLEDPKLKQAFKEKYGRELTLPVTWEEVKEIAEFFTKKFNKNSPTEYGIALMFPRTHTLFYMYLLFFGEYRNAPLGIMRHGTADLEYGEYFTADHKPAFNSEEGLKALEMMKKLMPYSPDPLGSDYGETIEYFNQGLVAMVPQWTGPYLIFKSTIGADKVGIIPMPGRSVSGQWALAINKFIPEDKKVAAFKFITFATSKWADKQKFLRFAVAPARMSTLKDPEVRAADPRVPALEVTYVSQTHRPRIPEEPRLEDITVETFSKILAGTLPLSMDTLNDLAKKWQEVLGK
- a CDS encoding GntR family transcriptional regulator, whose protein sequence is MRIKRTYIGRYHLIAPKYRLIEQFLLSQIKSGKYGPGTRLPTEQELMEKFGASRETVRKALDRLVVRGIIVRKPGVGSFVNSEKTNHLVGIIVQQITSYIFPYVVFGAEDYLFRNGYKLLLGNASEDPSREKQIIEEWVESGVTGLIVDPVYSATRRCNRDYMKSLVKQGIKVVLVHSDWNIEGAGCVVLDDTYGGTKAAEVFHQHGHKRVAVLYKSIHLPSFARAMSFIQRARELGFEKIYEKSFNVSEFTGVPMQMAYELLTMPKQLRPTAVFCYNDATALQLQLVAKRLGLTIPDDLSVIGFDDAPIGDFRDVLTSFAHPKEDVGRKAAEILLKMLSGGEAEKYVFQPEFIERSSVAPPRA